In a genomic window of Amycolatopsis japonica:
- a CDS encoding LLM class F420-dependent oxidoreductase encodes MTIGVALPSGDTADAVNIVDELVTQTRQAADAGLTSVWFSQQMEHDAITVAALAGRAVPGVTVGTSVVPIYPRHPLLITGLAQTAQAATGGRFVLGLGTGAKNWLEPAYGIEYPSPIKHLREYLTILRQVLDGGEVDFHGETVRAHAKGFAASLSVAGSSDVPVIVAAMGRQALRVTGELADGTIPFLAGPKALSGLIVPEITKAAAGRPAPRIIAMAPVVVTDDPEAVRAAVDRQYAFFRDIPSYRAVFDAQGVDSAGELVIAGDEETVAAEIQRYFDAGATEVVAAQSGIRNSEERLRTWQVLGDLVKR; translated from the coding sequence ATGACCATCGGAGTGGCACTCCCGTCCGGGGACACCGCGGACGCAGTCAACATCGTCGACGAACTCGTCACCCAGACCCGGCAGGCCGCCGACGCGGGGCTGACGTCGGTCTGGTTCTCGCAGCAGATGGAGCACGACGCGATCACCGTCGCCGCCCTCGCGGGCCGGGCCGTCCCGGGCGTCACCGTCGGGACGAGCGTCGTCCCCATCTACCCGCGGCATCCCTTGCTGATCACCGGTCTCGCGCAGACGGCGCAGGCCGCCACCGGGGGCCGCTTCGTCCTCGGCCTGGGAACCGGCGCGAAGAACTGGCTCGAACCGGCGTACGGCATCGAGTACCCGTCGCCGATCAAACACCTTCGCGAGTACCTCACGATCCTCCGTCAGGTGCTCGACGGCGGCGAAGTCGACTTCCACGGCGAGACCGTCCGGGCGCACGCCAAGGGTTTCGCGGCCTCGCTTTCCGTCGCGGGGTCTTCGGACGTCCCGGTGATCGTCGCCGCGATGGGACGGCAGGCGCTGCGCGTCACCGGCGAGCTCGCCGACGGCACGATCCCGTTTCTCGCCGGGCCGAAGGCCCTTTCCGGGCTGATCGTCCCGGAGATCACCAAGGCCGCCGCCGGTCGTCCGGCGCCGCGGATCATCGCGATGGCCCCGGTCGTCGTGACCGACGATCCCGAGGCCGTGCGCGCCGCGGTCGACCGGCAGTACGCGTTCTTCCGCGACATCCCGTCCTATCGCGCGGTCTTCGACGCCCAGGGCGTGGATTCCGCCGGTGAGCTGGTGATCGCGGGGGACGAGGAGACCGTCGCCGCCGAGATCCAGCGGTACTTCGACGCAGGGGCGACCGAGGTCGTCGCTGCACAGAGCGGCATCCGGAACAGCGAAGAGCGGCTTCGCACCTGGCAGGTTCTCGGAGACCTCGTGAAGCGCTGA
- a CDS encoding OsmC family protein — protein sequence MSLTDVIEGTKTAVDADPRNAAVSFSVANALNPGTATRVDVRVRDHSFAVDEPAALGGTDTAANPVEYALAALGSCQVITYQFWAAKLGVPLEGVQVTVDGDIDLHGFFGFSETRPGFGDVRVSVELSGPAGAEVYEDLKRQVDEHCPVLDLFRNPTPVKTSLA from the coding sequence ATGTCGCTGACCGATGTCATCGAAGGAACCAAGACCGCCGTCGACGCCGACCCGCGCAACGCCGCCGTCTCGTTCAGCGTCGCCAACGCGCTGAACCCCGGGACCGCGACCCGGGTGGACGTGCGGGTGCGCGACCACTCGTTCGCCGTCGACGAGCCCGCCGCGCTCGGCGGCACCGACACCGCGGCGAACCCGGTCGAGTATGCGCTCGCCGCGCTGGGCTCGTGCCAGGTGATCACGTACCAGTTCTGGGCGGCGAAGCTCGGTGTGCCGCTCGAAGGCGTGCAGGTGACCGTGGACGGCGACATCGACCTTCACGGGTTCTTCGGATTCTCGGAGACCCGGCCGGGCTTCGGGGACGTGCGCGTTTCGGTCGAGCTGAGCGGGCCCGCCGGGGCGGAGGTCTACGAGGACCTGAAGCGGCAGGTGGACGAGCACTGCCCGGTGCTGGACCTGTTCCGGAACCCGACGCCGGTGAAGACTTCGCTCGCTTAA
- a CDS encoding DUF3558 domain-containing protein — protein sequence MRTRRPLSGTVVFTGRRPRVLVSGGVLTLALAGCTTDTGGQPFPNEPALASATQGAKASALPARPAELTLQGVDPCVLLADPQLDRLKINSKPRPAAEPIDGPTCVFDADAEQPFHSYYVRTITADVEEWFTGKRRKNSMTTEPTQVDGFPAIRNHRDTGTPGDCETLVGVAKGQTLAVRAVTITAGAFTMPQLCEKSALAADLALQTLKARN from the coding sequence ATGCGGACAAGGCGGCCGCTCTCGGGGACCGTGGTGTTCACCGGGCGTAGGCCCCGTGTGCTGGTGTCCGGCGGCGTGCTCACCCTCGCCCTGGCCGGATGTACCACGGACACGGGCGGTCAGCCGTTCCCGAACGAACCCGCGCTGGCTTCGGCCACGCAGGGTGCCAAGGCGTCCGCGCTGCCCGCCAGGCCCGCCGAGTTGACCCTCCAGGGTGTCGATCCGTGTGTCCTGCTCGCCGATCCGCAGCTCGACCGGCTCAAGATCAACAGCAAACCGCGCCCGGCCGCGGAACCGATCGACGGCCCGACCTGTGTCTTCGACGCCGACGCCGAACAGCCTTTCCACAGTTACTACGTCCGCACGATCACCGCGGACGTCGAAGAATGGTTCACCGGCAAGCGCCGCAAGAACAGCATGACGACGGAACCGACGCAGGTCGACGGGTTCCCCGCCATCAGGAACCACCGCGACACCGGCACGCCGGGTGATTGCGAAACGCTCGTCGGCGTCGCGAAAGGACAGACGCTGGCGGTGCGGGCCGTCACCATCACCGCGGGCGCGTTCACCATGCCGCAGCTGTGCGAGAAGTCCGCACTGGCGGCCGATTTGGCTTTGCAGACCTTGAAAGCACGCAATTAG
- a CDS encoding PE domain-containing protein, which produces MAASGKVQDLTSAVPTPPSVADIRVDPSKLLEVAKIVEEQVDALQDKLMTRLDQLRIDTPANDTVSVHATDVWNSLVADGDQSYAAQVRAYVAGLRGLVSQLRTAAKEYKTSDADKAAALGDRGVHRA; this is translated from the coding sequence ATGGCAGCATCGGGCAAGGTCCAGGACCTCACGTCGGCGGTCCCGACGCCACCGTCGGTGGCCGACATCAGAGTCGATCCGTCGAAGCTGCTCGAAGTGGCGAAGATCGTCGAAGAGCAGGTCGACGCGTTGCAGGACAAGCTCATGACGCGGCTCGACCAGCTGCGGATCGACACTCCGGCCAACGACACCGTGAGCGTGCACGCGACCGACGTGTGGAACTCGCTGGTGGCCGACGGCGACCAGTCGTACGCCGCGCAGGTCCGGGCGTACGTGGCCGGTCTGCGGGGATTGGTCAGCCAGCTCCGCACGGCGGCCAAGGAGTACAAGACCAGTGATGCGGACAAGGCGGCCGCTCTCGGGGACCGTGGTGTTCACCGGGCGTAG
- a CDS encoding glycerophosphodiester phosphodiesterase produces MRKRLGVLALSGLAVLSVTGLAGAAEPGARDVSASAKGHDGPVIVGHRGAPGYRPEHTLASYELAYRQGVDWVDVDLVPTKDGQLVARHENEIGGTTDVAKHPEFAGRKTTKVIDGTSFTGWFTEDFTLAELKTLRATERIPQLRPNNKIYDGRYQIATYQEVLDLTRRLGRELRRELGTYPEIKHSTYFSSIKNPTEPKLVELLKRNGLNHPKAPVIIQSFEVSNLIELSRQVRVPLLQLTSASGAPADFVAKGDPRTYADLVTPAGLKEISKYADYLGPEKAQVIPVVNGALGQPTKLVADAHKAGLKVGPYTFRNENNFLPQNLRSSANLAEYGNAFAEQEAFLKAGVDGYFADHPDTALEAVKAFQGR; encoded by the coding sequence ATGCGAAAGCGCCTGGGCGTGCTCGCCCTGTCCGGACTCGCCGTACTCAGTGTCACCGGGTTGGCCGGCGCCGCCGAGCCGGGTGCCCGAGATGTGTCGGCGTCGGCCAAGGGCCACGATGGGCCGGTGATCGTCGGACACCGCGGCGCCCCCGGCTACCGCCCGGAGCACACGCTCGCCTCGTATGAGCTCGCCTACCGCCAGGGCGTCGACTGGGTCGACGTCGACCTCGTGCCCACCAAGGACGGCCAGCTCGTCGCCCGGCACGAGAACGAGATCGGCGGGACCACCGACGTCGCGAAGCACCCCGAGTTCGCGGGCCGGAAGACGACGAAGGTCATCGACGGCACGTCGTTCACCGGCTGGTTCACCGAGGACTTCACGCTCGCCGAGCTGAAGACCCTGCGCGCGACCGAGCGGATCCCGCAGCTGCGGCCGAACAACAAGATCTACGACGGCCGCTACCAGATCGCCACCTACCAGGAGGTGCTCGACCTGACGCGCCGCCTGGGCCGCGAACTGCGCCGCGAGCTGGGGACGTACCCGGAGATCAAGCACTCGACCTACTTCTCGTCGATCAAGAACCCGACCGAGCCGAAGCTGGTCGAGCTGCTCAAGCGCAACGGGCTAAACCACCCGAAGGCGCCGGTGATCATCCAGTCGTTCGAGGTGTCGAACCTGATCGAGCTCTCGCGCCAGGTGCGGGTGCCGCTGCTGCAGCTGACCTCGGCGTCGGGCGCTCCGGCCGACTTCGTCGCGAAGGGTGACCCGCGGACGTACGCCGACCTCGTGACGCCGGCGGGACTGAAGGAGATCTCGAAGTACGCGGACTACCTGGGCCCGGAGAAGGCGCAGGTCATCCCGGTGGTGAACGGCGCGCTGGGGCAGCCGACCAAGCTCGTCGCCGACGCGCACAAGGCCGGGCTGAAGGTCGGGCCGTACACGTTCCGCAACGAGAACAACTTCCTCCCGCAGAACCTGCGTTCGTCGGCGAACCTCGCCGAGTACGGCAACGCGTTCGCCGAGCAGGAAGCGTTCCTGAAGGCGGGTGTCGACGGGTACTTCGCCGACCACCCGGACACGGCGCTGGAGGCCGTGAAGGCGTTCCAGGGGCGCTGA
- a CDS encoding adenylosuccinate synthase, whose protein sequence is MPAIVLIGAQWGDEGKGKATDLLGDRVQWIVRYQGGNNAGHTVVLPDGQNFALHLIPSGILTPGVTNVIGNGVVIDPGVLLDELAGLEERDVDTSKLLISADAHLIMPYHVAIDKVTERYLGSRKIGTTGRGIGPCYQDKIARVGVRVQDLLDEKIFRQKVESALEFKNQVLVKVYNRKALDANQVADEVLAAGEKFAHRIADTRLQLNQALERGETVLLEGSQGTLLDVDHGTYPFVTSSNPTSGGASAGSGIGPGKIETVLGILKAYTTRVGSGPFPTELDDESGEYLRKQGGEFGVTTGRSRRTGWFDAVIARYAVRVNGITDYFLTKLDVLSGLEKVPVCVGYEVDGFRTYDMPMTQTDVHHALPIYEELPGWFEDISGCRTFEELPANARAYVERLEELSGARISAIGVGPGREQTIVRHEFV, encoded by the coding sequence ATGCCGGCCATCGTGCTGATCGGGGCCCAATGGGGGGACGAGGGCAAGGGCAAGGCCACCGACCTGCTCGGCGACCGCGTCCAGTGGATCGTGCGTTACCAAGGCGGTAACAACGCGGGCCACACCGTAGTCCTTCCCGACGGGCAGAACTTCGCCCTCCACCTCATCCCGTCCGGGATCCTCACGCCGGGCGTCACCAACGTCATCGGCAACGGCGTCGTCATCGACCCGGGCGTGCTGCTCGACGAACTCGCCGGGCTGGAAGAACGCGACGTCGACACCAGCAAGCTGCTGATCTCCGCCGACGCGCACTTGATCATGCCGTACCACGTGGCGATCGATAAGGTCACCGAGCGTTACCTCGGCAGCCGCAAGATCGGCACCACCGGCCGCGGCATCGGCCCCTGCTACCAGGACAAGATCGCCCGCGTCGGCGTCCGCGTGCAGGACCTGCTCGACGAGAAGATCTTCCGGCAGAAGGTCGAGTCGGCACTGGAGTTCAAGAACCAGGTGCTGGTCAAGGTCTACAACCGCAAGGCGCTGGACGCGAACCAGGTCGCCGACGAGGTGCTGGCCGCGGGCGAGAAGTTCGCGCACCGCATCGCCGACACGCGCCTGCAGCTCAACCAGGCCCTCGAACGCGGCGAGACCGTGCTGCTCGAAGGCTCGCAGGGCACCCTGCTCGACGTCGACCACGGCACCTACCCGTTCGTGACGTCGTCGAACCCGACCTCCGGCGGCGCGAGCGCGGGTTCGGGCATCGGCCCCGGCAAGATCGAGACCGTGCTGGGCATCCTCAAGGCCTACACCACGCGGGTCGGCTCCGGCCCGTTCCCGACCGAACTGGACGACGAGTCCGGCGAGTACCTCCGCAAGCAGGGCGGCGAGTTCGGCGTCACCACCGGCCGCTCGCGGCGCACCGGCTGGTTCGACGCGGTCATCGCGCGCTACGCGGTGCGGGTCAACGGCATCACCGACTACTTCCTCACCAAGCTGGACGTGCTGTCCGGCCTGGAGAAGGTGCCGGTGTGCGTCGGCTACGAGGTCGACGGGTTCCGCACGTACGACATGCCGATGACGCAGACCGACGTGCACCACGCGCTGCCCATCTACGAAGAGCTGCCGGGCTGGTTCGAGGACATCTCGGGCTGCCGCACCTTCGAGGAGCTGCCGGCGAACGCGCGGGCGTACGTCGAGCGGCTCGAAGAGCTCTCGGGCGCGCGGATCTCGGCGATCGGCGTGGGGCCGGGCCGGGAGCAGACCATCGTGCGGCACGAGTTCGTCTGA
- a CDS encoding MFS transporter, whose protein sequence is MSPAAARSWVVPLAWTAVLLDGFDLVVLGTVLPALLRDHVWGLTPGTASVISTVGLIGMTIGALAIGTITDVIGRRKALIIAVTAFSAFTALCAISPSAFVFGLLRFLAGLGLGGCLPTAIALVTEYARKGKGGSATTTVMTGYHVGAVLTALLGIWLIQPLGWRAMFVAGALPALVLVPLMIKYLPESESFERARETQEKSATEVVGGLFRGGLLRATIAFWVTSFMGLLLVYGLNTWLPEIMRQAGYPLGAALGLLLTLNLGGVVGLLVAGRVADKVGVRPAVIFWFLGAAVFLALLSVKLPAVGLYVAVFLTGGFVFSAQVLVYAYIGKTYPDVMRATGIGWAAGVGRVGAICGPILGGALLSAGIAYPWGFYAFAGVGALGAAAVTGVRAGRSRENVSATPVP, encoded by the coding sequence ATGTCCCCTGCCGCGGCCCGTTCGTGGGTGGTCCCACTCGCCTGGACGGCGGTACTGCTCGACGGATTCGACCTGGTCGTCCTGGGCACGGTGCTGCCCGCGCTGCTCCGTGACCACGTCTGGGGCCTGACGCCGGGCACCGCGTCGGTGATTTCAACGGTCGGCCTGATCGGCATGACGATCGGCGCGCTGGCGATCGGCACGATCACCGACGTCATCGGCCGCCGGAAGGCGCTGATCATCGCGGTCACCGCGTTCTCGGCGTTCACGGCGCTCTGCGCGATCTCGCCGTCGGCGTTCGTCTTCGGCCTGCTGCGCTTCCTTGCCGGGCTGGGCCTCGGCGGCTGCCTGCCGACGGCGATCGCGCTGGTCACCGAGTACGCCCGCAAGGGCAAGGGCGGCAGCGCGACCACCACGGTGATGACCGGCTATCACGTCGGCGCGGTGCTCACCGCCCTGCTCGGCATCTGGCTGATTCAGCCGCTCGGCTGGCGGGCGATGTTCGTCGCGGGCGCACTGCCCGCGCTCGTGCTGGTCCCGCTCATGATCAAGTACCTGCCGGAGTCCGAGTCCTTCGAGCGGGCGCGGGAGACGCAGGAGAAGTCGGCGACCGAGGTCGTCGGCGGGCTGTTCCGCGGCGGGCTCCTGCGCGCCACCATCGCGTTCTGGGTGACGTCGTTCATGGGCCTGCTGCTGGTCTACGGGCTCAACACCTGGCTGCCGGAGATCATGCGCCAGGCCGGGTACCCGCTGGGTGCGGCGCTCGGGCTGCTGCTCACGCTGAACCTCGGCGGTGTCGTCGGCCTGCTCGTCGCCGGCCGGGTGGCGGACAAGGTCGGAGTCCGCCCGGCGGTGATCTTCTGGTTCCTCGGGGCGGCCGTGTTCCTCGCCCTGCTGAGCGTGAAACTGCCCGCCGTCGGCCTGTACGTGGCGGTGTTCCTCACCGGCGGTTTCGTGTTCAGCGCGCAAGTGCTCGTATACGCGTACATCGGCAAGACGTATCCGGACGTCATGCGCGCCACCGGGATCGGCTGGGCGGCGGGTGTCGGCCGGGTCGGTGCGATCTGCGGCCCGATCCTCGGTGGCGCGCTGCTGAGCGCCGGGATCGCGTATCCGTGGGGTTTCTACGCCTTCGCCGGAGTCGGGGCGTTGGGAGCGGCCGCGGTGACCGGAGTCCGAGCCGGCCGCTCCCGGGAGAACGTCTCCGCTACCCCAGTTCCTTGA
- a CDS encoding amino acid permease — MDVSDKQAAEPADEDSARLHQLGYAQELRRTMSTFSNFAVSFTIISILSGCLTLYGFGMKTGGPAAMIWGWPLVGLFVILVGLGMAEVCSSYPTAGGLYYWAAKLAPRNGAAWSWFTGWFNLIGQIAVTAGIDFGAALFLNAFLDLQFGFEATPGNTILLLAIILVIHGLLNTFGVKIVALLNSISVWWHLVGVLVIVGVLIVVPAKHQDASFVFGEFVNKTGWASPVYVFLLGLLVAQYTLTGYDASAHMTEETKNAAKAGPRGIINSILVSLVAGWVLLIGLTFAIQDYDGAVESETGVPPAQIFIDATGATTGKFLLLICIGAQLFCGMASVTANSRMIYAFARDGAIPGSKFWHRINKRTQTPTNAVWLAAGGALLLALPYLWSATAYAAVTSIAVVGLYVAYVIPVFLRVRKGDDFEPGPWNLGRWGKLVGTIATVWVCFIFVLFMLPQGSPVTIDSFNYTPIAFLVVLGGAAVWWFASARKWFTGPKVQGSEEELAAVEKELKELG; from the coding sequence ATGGATGTCTCTGACAAGCAGGCCGCAGAACCCGCCGACGAAGACAGTGCCCGGCTCCACCAACTCGGCTACGCGCAGGAACTCCGGCGCACGATGTCGACCTTCTCCAACTTCGCCGTCTCCTTCACGATCATCTCGATCCTCTCCGGCTGCCTGACCCTCTACGGGTTCGGCATGAAGACCGGCGGCCCCGCCGCGATGATCTGGGGCTGGCCGCTGGTCGGCCTGTTCGTCATCCTGGTCGGACTGGGCATGGCCGAGGTTTGCTCCAGCTATCCGACCGCGGGCGGCCTCTACTACTGGGCCGCGAAGCTCGCTCCGCGCAACGGCGCGGCGTGGTCGTGGTTCACCGGCTGGTTCAACCTCATCGGGCAGATCGCCGTCACCGCGGGGATCGACTTCGGCGCGGCGCTGTTCCTGAACGCCTTCCTCGACCTGCAGTTCGGCTTCGAGGCGACGCCGGGCAACACGATCCTGCTGCTGGCGATCATCCTGGTGATCCACGGTCTGCTGAACACCTTCGGCGTCAAGATCGTGGCGCTGCTGAACAGCATCAGCGTGTGGTGGCATCTGGTGGGCGTGCTGGTCATCGTCGGGGTGCTGATCGTCGTGCCCGCCAAGCACCAGGACGCGTCCTTCGTCTTCGGCGAGTTCGTGAACAAGACCGGCTGGGCGTCCCCGGTCTACGTCTTCTTACTGGGGCTCCTCGTCGCGCAGTACACGCTCACCGGCTACGACGCCTCGGCGCATATGACCGAGGAGACCAAGAACGCGGCGAAGGCCGGGCCGCGCGGCATCATCAACTCGATCCTCGTCTCCCTGGTCGCCGGGTGGGTGCTGCTGATCGGCCTCACTTTCGCCATCCAGGACTACGACGGCGCCGTGGAATCCGAGACCGGGGTGCCGCCCGCGCAGATCTTCATCGACGCGACCGGCGCGACGACCGGCAAGTTCCTCCTGCTCATCTGTATCGGTGCCCAGTTGTTCTGCGGGATGGCGTCGGTGACCGCGAACTCGCGGATGATCTACGCCTTCGCCCGCGACGGCGCGATCCCGGGTTCGAAGTTCTGGCACCGCATCAACAAGCGCACCCAGACACCGACCAACGCGGTGTGGCTGGCCGCGGGCGGCGCGCTCCTGCTCGCCCTGCCGTACCTGTGGAGCGCGACCGCCTACGCGGCGGTGACCTCGATCGCCGTCGTCGGGCTTTACGTGGCCTACGTGATCCCGGTGTTCCTGCGGGTGCGCAAGGGCGACGACTTCGAGCCAGGACCGTGGAACCTCGGCCGCTGGGGCAAGCTCGTCGGGACCATCGCGACCGTCTGGGTCTGCTTCATCTTCGTACTGTTCATGCTTCCGCAGGGATCACCGGTCACCATCGACAGTTTCAACTACACGCCCATCGCCTTCCTCGTCGTACTCGGTGGTGCGGCGGTGTGGTGGTTCGCCTCGGCACGCAAGTGGTTCACGGGTCCGAAGGTGCAGGGCTCCGAGGAGGAACTCGCCGCCGTGGAAAAGGAACTCAAGGAACTGGGGTAG
- a CDS encoding GmrSD restriction endonuclease domain-containing protein — translation MPTALAVRRSFTVLAVSAIVSAGVVGVAEATPPGIPSASTAKTQLAALTVKPDGSSTGYSRDKFPHWSDQGNSCNTREVVLKRDGTNVQQDSSCAAVSGSWFSPYDGATWTAASDVDIDHVVPLSAAWRTGASSWTTAQRQAFANDLSAPQLIAVTDNVNQEKGDKSPDAWKPPTVGYWCTYAKMWTTVKYKYKLSIKSAEKTALTDMLNRC, via the coding sequence ATGCCAACTGCGCTTGCTGTTCGTCGCTCCTTCACCGTTCTCGCCGTCTCGGCGATCGTCTCCGCGGGCGTGGTGGGTGTCGCCGAAGCGACACCCCCGGGCATCCCGTCGGCCTCGACCGCCAAGACCCAGCTCGCCGCGCTGACCGTCAAGCCGGACGGTTCGTCGACCGGGTACAGCCGCGACAAGTTCCCGCACTGGTCCGACCAGGGCAACAGCTGCAACACGCGTGAGGTCGTGCTGAAGCGGGACGGCACGAACGTTCAGCAGGACAGCAGTTGCGCCGCCGTCTCCGGCAGCTGGTTCAGTCCGTACGACGGGGCCACCTGGACCGCTGCGTCCGATGTGGACATCGACCACGTCGTCCCGCTGTCCGCCGCGTGGCGCACCGGGGCGTCTTCGTGGACCACCGCACAGCGCCAGGCGTTCGCGAACGACCTCAGCGCGCCGCAGCTGATCGCCGTCACGGACAACGTCAACCAGGAGAAGGGCGACAAGTCGCCGGACGCCTGGAAGCCGCCGACCGTCGGCTACTGGTGCACCTACGCGAAGATGTGGACCACGGTGAAGTACAAGTACAAGCTGAGCATCAAGTCGGCGGAGAAGACCGCGCTGACGGACATGCTCAACCGCTGCTAG
- the purD gene encoding phosphoribosylamine--glycine ligase, whose product MRVLVIGSGAREHALVLAVAEDPSVTALACAPGNAGTSSVAEQLGVDAADPESVSALAKQWQADLVVVGPEVPLVAGVADAVRKAGIACFGPSASAARIEGSKAFAKDVMAAAKVPTAHCEVVDNPARLDAALGRFGPTWVVKDDGLAAGKGVVVTTDVDVARKHALMLLDGGHPVLLESFLDGPEASLFCFVDGRTVVPLLPAQDFKRVGDGDAGPNTGGMGAYAPLPWAPKDLVDDVVARIVQPVVDELDKRGATFSGLLYAGLALTSEGPQVIEFNCRFGDPETQVVLALLRSPLGKVLHATATGKLAELPPLDWDSGAAVTVVLAADGYPGKPRTGDVITGGELEGVLHAGTRRRDDGAVVSSGGRVLSVVGTGKNLKAARKDAYATVEKVHLAGSHHRTDIALLAAKGEIATPVS is encoded by the coding sequence GTGCGCGTACTGGTAATCGGGTCCGGCGCCCGTGAGCATGCACTCGTCCTCGCGGTCGCGGAAGACCCTTCCGTCACCGCACTGGCCTGTGCCCCGGGCAACGCCGGCACCTCTTCGGTGGCCGAGCAGCTCGGCGTCGACGCGGCCGACCCCGAATCGGTCTCCGCCCTCGCGAAGCAGTGGCAGGCGGACCTGGTGGTGGTCGGTCCCGAGGTCCCGCTGGTGGCGGGTGTCGCCGACGCGGTCCGGAAGGCGGGCATCGCCTGCTTCGGCCCGTCCGCGTCCGCGGCCAGGATCGAGGGCTCGAAAGCCTTCGCGAAGGACGTCATGGCGGCCGCGAAGGTGCCGACGGCGCACTGCGAGGTCGTCGACAACCCCGCCCGTCTCGATGCCGCGCTCGGCCGGTTCGGCCCCACCTGGGTGGTCAAGGACGACGGTCTCGCCGCGGGCAAGGGCGTCGTGGTCACCACGGACGTCGACGTCGCGCGCAAGCACGCCCTGATGCTGCTCGACGGCGGCCACCCGGTGCTCCTGGAGTCGTTCCTCGACGGTCCGGAAGCCTCTCTCTTCTGCTTCGTCGACGGCCGCACGGTCGTCCCGCTGCTGCCCGCGCAGGACTTCAAACGCGTCGGCGACGGCGACGCGGGCCCGAACACCGGCGGCATGGGGGCGTACGCGCCGTTGCCGTGGGCGCCGAAGGACCTGGTCGACGACGTCGTCGCCCGGATCGTCCAGCCCGTGGTCGACGAACTCGACAAACGTGGCGCCACCTTCTCCGGCCTGCTCTACGCCGGTCTCGCGCTGACTTCCGAAGGCCCGCAGGTCATCGAGTTCAACTGCCGCTTCGGCGACCCGGAGACCCAGGTCGTCCTGGCGCTGCTGCGCAGCCCGCTCGGCAAGGTCCTGCACGCGACGGCGACCGGCAAGCTCGCCGAACTGCCGCCGCTGGACTGGGATTCCGGCGCGGCGGTCACCGTCGTGCTCGCCGCCGACGGCTACCCCGGCAAGCCGAGGACCGGCGACGTCATCACCGGTGGCGAGCTGGAAGGCGTGCTCCACGCCGGCACCCGCCGCCGCGACGACGGCGCCGTGGTCTCCTCCGGCGGCCGCGTGCTGTCGGTCGTCGGCACCGGCAAGAACCTGAAGGCCGCCCGCAAGGACGCCTACGCGACGGTCGAGAAGGTCCACTTGGCCGGCTCCCACCATCGCACCGACATCGCCCTGCTCGCCGCCAAGGGAGAGATCGCCACCCCGGTCTCGTGA